The following proteins are encoded in a genomic region of Enoplosus armatus isolate fEnoArm2 chromosome 11, fEnoArm2.hap1, whole genome shotgun sequence:
- the LOC139292302 gene encoding trace amine-associated receptor 13c-like produces MEANDGAELCFPQLFNTSCRKLTLDGSETVFLHTLLSSISVLTVALNLLVIISVSHFRQLHTPTNTLLLSLAVSDFLVGLLLMPGEILRKTSCWFLGDLMCSLYNYVSYIITSASVGDMVLISVDRYVAICDPLHYPTRITVRRVKLCVCLCWFCSVFYCSLFLKDDLSQPDRYNSCFGECVIVVDYIAGAVDLVLTFVVPITVIVLLYMRVFVVAVSQARAMRSHITAATLQRSVNPTRKSELKAARTLGVLVVVFLICFCPVYCVSFAGENALNASSASYVLSLFYFNSCLNPVIYALFYPWFKKAITQIVTFKILQPGSRESNVL; encoded by the exons ATGGAGGCGAATGATGGAGCAGAGCTCTGCTTTCCACAACTCTTCAACACCTCCTGCAGGAAGCTGACACTTGATGGGTCGGAAACTGTATTTCTGCACACTcttctgtcctccatctctgtgctCACCGTGGCTCTCAATCTGCTTGTCATCATCTCAGTCTCTCACTTCAG gcagctccacacccccaccaacaccctcctcctctctctggctgtctcagaCTTTCTCGTGGGCCTCCTGCTGATGCCGGGAGAAATCCTCAGAAAAACATCCTGCTGGTTTCTTGGTGACCTCATGTGCTCTTTGTATAATTATGTATCATACATCATAACCTCTGCCTCAGTAGGAGACATGGTGCTCATATCAGTTGATCGCTATGTGGCTATTTGTGACCCTCTGCATTACCCCACCAGAATCACTGTGAGAAGAGTtaaactttgtgtttgtctgtgttggttctgttctgttttctacTGCAGTCTCTTTTTAAAAGATGACCTGAGTCAACCAGACAGGTATAATTCCTGCTTCGGAGAATGTGTGATTGTCGTTGACTACATTGCAGGAGCTGTTGACCTTGTTTTGACCTTTGTTGTACCCATTACTGTCATCGTACTTCTGTATATGAGAGtatttgttgtggctgtgtctcaggctcgCGCCATGCGCTCTCACATCACAGCTGCCACACTTCAGCGTTCAGTAAATCCAACAAGGAaatctgagctgaaagcagccaggacCCTTGGTGTTCTTGTAgttgtgtttctaatatgtttctGCCCAGTTTACTGTGTCTCTTTTGCAGGTGAAAATGCGCTCAATGCTTCATCTGCATCTTATGTGCTCTCTCTGTTCTATTTTAACTCCTGTCTAAACCCTGTGATCTATGCACTGTTCTACCCCTGGTTTAAAAAAGCTATTACTCAAATTGTTACGTTCAAGATTCTGCAGCCTGGTTCCCGTGAGTCCAACGTACTGTAG